The Megalops cyprinoides isolate fMegCyp1 chromosome 12, fMegCyp1.pri, whole genome shotgun sequence genome contains a region encoding:
- the si:ch1073-416d2.3 gene encoding protein Z-dependent protease inhibitor, protein MKMGILFALAWALFLIPVRQAQELKPNVTELTTENIDFAMNLYRRISSHHDNNIFFSPLCMSTSLAMLSTGARGTTRAEIIRGLNLARLERDGQPELIPELFQQLRENYTQGGELQLNQATGLFVHRTFQVEKTFSEQAKTFFKAEAFNVDFTNQQASKTTINEYIKSRTGDKVTEVVSDIDPMTQLMLINTIFFQGKWELPFNPSNTEDDRFYVDKYNIVQVPMMFREDKYYQGSDDFLNARVLRLPYHGDAAMLILLPNKDVDYTTIDDEINAKRFLGWVNQLKLTKLEVQMPKFKMEQSYPMHKILPHLGIARVFNNMANLSGLSTEQDLKVSEVLHKAVIEVDEKGTTAAAATVTGITGYSLPTRFIINRPFFFFIYQETTNSLLFMGRVIDPTKM, encoded by the exons ATGAAGATGGGAATCCTCTTTGCCCTGGCATGGGCCTTGTTCCTCATTCCCGTCAGGCAGGCCCAGGAGCTAAAGCCCAACGTCACAGAGCTGACCACCGAAAACATAGACTTTGCTATGAACCTGTACCGCAGGATCTCCAGCCACCACGACAACAACATCTTCTTCTCGCCCCTGTGCATGTCCACCTCCCTCGCCATGCTCTCCACAGGCGCCCGGGGGACCACGCGCGCAGAGATCATACGGGGGCTCAACCTGGCCCGCCTGGAGCGGGACGGCCAGCCGGAGCTCATCCCCGAGCTCTTCCAGCAGCTGCGCGAGAACTACACCCAGGGCGGGGAGCTGCAGCTCAACCAGGCCACTGGCCTCTTCGTCCACCGCACGTTCCAGGTGGAGAAGACCTTCAGCGAGCAGGCCAAGACGTTCTTCAAGGCAGAAGCGTTCAACGTGGACTTCACCAACCAGCAGGCCAGCAAGACCACCATCAACGAGTATATTAAGAGCAGGACAGGAGACAAGGTAACGGAGGTGGTCAGCGACATCGACCCCATGACTCAGCTGATGCTCATCAACACAATCTTCTTTCAAG GAAAATGGGAGCTCCCCTTCAACCCCAGTAACACAGAGGATGATCGTTTCTACGTGGACAAATACAATATTGTCCAGGTGCCAATGATGTTCCGAGAGGATAAGTACTACCAGGGCAGTGACGACTTTCTGAATGCGAGGGTTCTACGGCTTCCATACCATGGGGATGCGGCTATGCTCATCCTTCTGCCCAACAAAGACGTGGACTACACCACCATTGATGATGAGATCAATGCAAAGCGCTTCCTTGGTTGGGTCAATCAGCTGAAACTCAC CAAACTGGAGGTGCAGATGCCCAAGTTTAAGATGGAACAGTCCTACCCCATGCACAAGATCCTCCCACACTTGGGCATTGCCAGGGTCTTCAATAACATGGCTAATCTCTCCGGCCTGAGCACAGAGCAAGACCTGAAGGTGTCTGAG GTGCTGCACAAAGCCGTGATCGAGGTGGACGAGAAGGGCACCACGGCCGCCGCAGCCACGGTAACGGGCATCACCGGGTACTCGCTGCCCACCAGGTTCATCATCAACCgacccttcttcttcttcatctaCCAGGAGACCACCAACAGCCTCCTGTTCATGGGGAGGGTCATCGACCCCACCAAGATGTAG
- the ppp4r4 gene encoding serine/threonine-protein phosphatase 4 regulatory subunit 4 isoform X2, producing the protein MTFNQSSLFGQIDDLQDLAIIERPIRRSLKTAEEIEKLTVDEDLNDIERAVFLLSSGQDVQRASVVVNLPNLVRQNPAETFRRVVPKVREVLHVAGVEMQLAAAGSFLTILQDDIILIQTHTHSILQIVLLNLDHRDAVVSNAWLETLLSAIDALPKETIRQEILNPLVSKAQLSQSVQARLASCRILGKVASKFECQMVKKDLLPLVRSLCQDVEYEVRSCMCRQLENIARGIGVDHTKAVVLPELVELARDEGSTVRLAAFDTIVNLLEMFDSDDRTRVIFPLVKAFCEKCFKADEAVLASLSFQYGRLCHGLSGSFTEDQHLWFLEFYKKLCILGLHLENGHCESQAYPLELERKYELVRKNCAYNFPAMVLFADPKCFLSELYPTFSSLCNDPEISVRRTAAAGFHEVAKLLGPNVHYIHKELVTLLQDDSLEVLDALMNSLQETLELATLRGDGAGADSKVSVPDLIPALAAAEQKAAASLRWRVHERLLQRYACLPRVISGDQIYFRFLQRMFTIITTNNVLPVQREAARTLCVFLRYNRKLEQRQEIIGKVVDQLAQGKSYWNRLRYLDLCEIAMELFSKSYFCKHFLAPALELVNDPVANVRYKLCCMLPRLKSTIRLPSEKPLLQQLEFCVRRLLCREKDKDVVSTIRKTVLDLDKMDITEPYHKRHERDLLDQKKEKEENLLLEMEQLERQQSEGKLTIDKHADKKRRDSKTGLSVAKNMSGSTSGAALSTSAGKEKKAKLARSRSLSSHPTTSKMVNSDKPPKGKESSSGPGTTKGTLVPINDDTLRSHHFSTASTSMSSTPSTSMPVLIRSNTTNTLDHRSNGTKDTQSRKLTIQRKSNSFGMQSGRE; encoded by the exons GTTTGTTCGGGCAGATAGACGACCTACAAGACCTCGCAATCATCGAAAGACCAATACGAAGAAGTCTGAAG ACTGCGGAGGAGATCGAGAAGCTGACAGTGGACGAGGATCTGAATGACATTGAGCGAGCAGTGTTTCTCCTCAG CTCGGGTCAGGATGTGCAGCGGGCCAGCGTCGTCGTCAACCTGCCAAACCTGGTGCGACAGAACCCGGCCGAAACTTTCCGGAGGGTGGTGCCAAAAGTCAGG gaagtgctgcATGTCGCCGGGGTGGAGATGCAGCTGGCCGCCGCCGGGTCCTTCCTCACCATTCTCCAGGATGACATCATCCTCATCCAGACGCACACCCACTCCATCCTACAGATCGTCCTGCTCAACCTGGATCACCGGGACGCAG TGGTCAGCAACGCGTGGCTGGAAACGTTGCTCTCAGCAATCGATGCTTTACCAAAGGAAACCATCAGGCAAGAG ATCTTGAACCCGCTGGTGTCGAAAGCGCAGCTCTCCCAGTCGGTGCAGGCGCGCCTGGCCAGCTGTCGCATCCTGGGGAAGGTGGCCAGCAAGTTTGAGTGTCAGAT GGTGAAGAAGGACCTGCTGCCCCTGGTCAGATCGCTGTGTCAGGATGTAGAGTACGAGGTGCGCTCCTGTATGTGCCGCCAGCTGGAGAACATCGCCAGGGGAATTGG CGTGGACCACACCAAGGCGGTGGTGCTGCCCGAGCTGGTGGAGCTGGCCCGTGACGAGGGGAGCACGGTGCGGCTGGCTGCCTTCGACACCATCGTCAACCTGCTGGAGATGTTTGACAGCG ATGACAGGACTCGCGTGATATTCCCATTGGTGAAGGCGTTCTGTGAAAAGTGCTTCAAAGCTGATGAggcagttctggcttctctgtCATTTCAGTATGGAAGGCTGTGTCATGGCCTCTCAG GGAGCTTCACAGAGGACCAGCACCTGTGGTTCTTGGAGTTCTATAAGAAGCTGTGCATTCTGGGCCTTCATCTGGAGAATGGACACTGTGAGAGCCAGGCGTACCCTCTCGAGCTGGAGAGGAAGTACGAGCTGGTGCGCAAGAACTGTGCCTACAACTTCCCT GCCATGGTGTTATTTGCCGACCCTAAATGCTTCCTTTCGGAGCTGTACCCCACCTTCTCCAGCCTGTGCAACGACCCAGAGATCTCCGTCCGGCGCACGGCGGCCGCTGGCTTCCATGAA GTTGCTAAACTGTTGGGCCCCAACGTGCACTACATTCACAAGGAGCTGGTCACTCTCCTGCAGGACGACTCTCTGGAG GTGTTGGATGCTTTGATGAACAGTCTGCAGGAGACTCTGGAGCTGGCCACGTTGAGAGGAGATGGAGCTGGGGCTGACAGCAAG GTGAGCGTGCCGGATCTGATCCCGGCCCTAGCAGCGGCGGAGCAGAAGGCCGCCGCCTCACTGCGCTGGCGGGTCCACGAGAGGCTGCTGCAGAGGTACGCCTGTCTGCCGCGCGTCATCTCCGGGGACCAGATCTACTTCCGCTTCCTGCAGAGGATgttcaccatcatcaccaccaat AACGTTCTCCCCGTCCAGAGGGAGGCGGCAAGGACGCTGTGCGTGTTCCTGCGCTACAACCGCAAGCTGGAGCAGCGGCAGGAGATCATCGGCAAAGTGGTGGACC AGCTGGCTCAAGGAAAGAGTTACTGGAACAGGCTGCGCTACCTGGACCTCTGCGAGATTGCCATGGAGCTCTTCTCAAAGTCCTACTTCTGTAAACACTTTCTGGCCCCGGCTCTGGAGCTGGTAAACGACCCCGTAGCCAACGTCAG GTATAAGCTGTGCTGCATGCTGCCCAGGCTAAAGTCCACCATCAGGCTGCCCTCGGAGAAgcccctgctgcagcagctggagttCTGCGTCCGCAGGCTGCTCTGCAGGGAGAAGGACAAAGACGTCGTGAGCACCATCCGGAAG ACAGTGTTAGATTTGGACAAAATGGACATTACAGAGCCA tACCACAAGCGTCATGAGCGGGACCTGCTGGAccagaagaaggagaaggaggagaaccTGCTGCTGGAAATG GAGCAGTTGGAAAGGCAACAGAGCGAAGGAAAGCTCACAATTGACAAACATGCAGACAAGAAAC GCAGGGACAGTAAGACTGGGTTGTCTGTAGCCAAAAACATGTCAGGATCCACATCAGGAGCTGCTTTGTCCACCTCAGCTG GTAAAGAGAAGAAGGCCAAACTGGCACGGAGCCGATCGCTCAGCAGCCACCCAACCACCTCCAAGATGGTCAACTCAGACAAGCCACC AAAGGGGAAGGAATCGAGCAGCGGTCCCGGAACTACAAAGGGTACCCTGGTCCCCATCAATG ATGACACCCTGCGGTCCCACCACTTCAGCACGGCGTCCACGTCCATGTCCTCGaccccctccacctccatgCCCGTTCTGATCCGCAGCAACACCACCAATACCCTGGACCACCGGAGCAACGGCACCAAGGACACGCAGTCCCGGAAGCTTACCAT ACAGAGAAAGTCTAACTCTTTCGGGATGCAGTCGGGGAGGGAGTGA
- the ppp4r4 gene encoding serine/threonine-protein phosphatase 4 regulatory subunit 4 isoform X1, whose amino-acid sequence MTFNQSSLFGQIDDLQDLAIIERPIRRSLKTAEEIEKLTVDEDLNDIERAVFLLSSGQDVQRASVVVNLPNLVRQNPAETFRRVVPKVREVLHVAGVEMQLAAAGSFLTILQDDIILIQTHTHSILQIVLLNLDHRDAVVSNAWLETLLSAIDALPKETIRQEILNPLVSKAQLSQSVQARLASCRILGKVASKFECQMVKKDLLPLVRSLCQDVEYEVRSCMCRQLENIARGIGVDHTKAVVLPELVELARDEGSTVRLAAFDTIVNLLEMFDSDDRTRVIFPLVKAFCEKCFKADEAVLASLSFQYGRLCHGLSGSFTEDQHLWFLEFYKKLCILGLHLENGHCESQAYPLELERKYELVRKNCAYNFPAMVLFADPKCFLSELYPTFSSLCNDPEISVRRTAAAGFHEVAKLLGPNVHYIHKELVTLLQDDSLEVLDALMNSLQETLELATLRGDGAGADSKQVSVPDLIPALAAAEQKAAASLRWRVHERLLQRYACLPRVISGDQIYFRFLQRMFTIITTNNVLPVQREAARTLCVFLRYNRKLEQRQEIIGKVVDQLAQGKSYWNRLRYLDLCEIAMELFSKSYFCKHFLAPALELVNDPVANVRYKLCCMLPRLKSTIRLPSEKPLLQQLEFCVRRLLCREKDKDVVSTIRKTVLDLDKMDITEPYHKRHERDLLDQKKEKEENLLLEMEQLERQQSEGKLTIDKHADKKRRDSKTGLSVAKNMSGSTSGAALSTSAGKEKKAKLARSRSLSSHPTTSKMVNSDKPPKGKESSSGPGTTKGTLVPINDDTLRSHHFSTASTSMSSTPSTSMPVLIRSNTTNTLDHRSNGTKDTQSRKLTIQRKSNSFGMQSGRE is encoded by the exons GTTTGTTCGGGCAGATAGACGACCTACAAGACCTCGCAATCATCGAAAGACCAATACGAAGAAGTCTGAAG ACTGCGGAGGAGATCGAGAAGCTGACAGTGGACGAGGATCTGAATGACATTGAGCGAGCAGTGTTTCTCCTCAG CTCGGGTCAGGATGTGCAGCGGGCCAGCGTCGTCGTCAACCTGCCAAACCTGGTGCGACAGAACCCGGCCGAAACTTTCCGGAGGGTGGTGCCAAAAGTCAGG gaagtgctgcATGTCGCCGGGGTGGAGATGCAGCTGGCCGCCGCCGGGTCCTTCCTCACCATTCTCCAGGATGACATCATCCTCATCCAGACGCACACCCACTCCATCCTACAGATCGTCCTGCTCAACCTGGATCACCGGGACGCAG TGGTCAGCAACGCGTGGCTGGAAACGTTGCTCTCAGCAATCGATGCTTTACCAAAGGAAACCATCAGGCAAGAG ATCTTGAACCCGCTGGTGTCGAAAGCGCAGCTCTCCCAGTCGGTGCAGGCGCGCCTGGCCAGCTGTCGCATCCTGGGGAAGGTGGCCAGCAAGTTTGAGTGTCAGAT GGTGAAGAAGGACCTGCTGCCCCTGGTCAGATCGCTGTGTCAGGATGTAGAGTACGAGGTGCGCTCCTGTATGTGCCGCCAGCTGGAGAACATCGCCAGGGGAATTGG CGTGGACCACACCAAGGCGGTGGTGCTGCCCGAGCTGGTGGAGCTGGCCCGTGACGAGGGGAGCACGGTGCGGCTGGCTGCCTTCGACACCATCGTCAACCTGCTGGAGATGTTTGACAGCG ATGACAGGACTCGCGTGATATTCCCATTGGTGAAGGCGTTCTGTGAAAAGTGCTTCAAAGCTGATGAggcagttctggcttctctgtCATTTCAGTATGGAAGGCTGTGTCATGGCCTCTCAG GGAGCTTCACAGAGGACCAGCACCTGTGGTTCTTGGAGTTCTATAAGAAGCTGTGCATTCTGGGCCTTCATCTGGAGAATGGACACTGTGAGAGCCAGGCGTACCCTCTCGAGCTGGAGAGGAAGTACGAGCTGGTGCGCAAGAACTGTGCCTACAACTTCCCT GCCATGGTGTTATTTGCCGACCCTAAATGCTTCCTTTCGGAGCTGTACCCCACCTTCTCCAGCCTGTGCAACGACCCAGAGATCTCCGTCCGGCGCACGGCGGCCGCTGGCTTCCATGAA GTTGCTAAACTGTTGGGCCCCAACGTGCACTACATTCACAAGGAGCTGGTCACTCTCCTGCAGGACGACTCTCTGGAG GTGTTGGATGCTTTGATGAACAGTCTGCAGGAGACTCTGGAGCTGGCCACGTTGAGAGGAGATGGAGCTGGGGCTGACAGCAAG CAGGTGAGCGTGCCGGATCTGATCCCGGCCCTAGCAGCGGCGGAGCAGAAGGCCGCCGCCTCACTGCGCTGGCGGGTCCACGAGAGGCTGCTGCAGAGGTACGCCTGTCTGCCGCGCGTCATCTCCGGGGACCAGATCTACTTCCGCTTCCTGCAGAGGATgttcaccatcatcaccaccaat AACGTTCTCCCCGTCCAGAGGGAGGCGGCAAGGACGCTGTGCGTGTTCCTGCGCTACAACCGCAAGCTGGAGCAGCGGCAGGAGATCATCGGCAAAGTGGTGGACC AGCTGGCTCAAGGAAAGAGTTACTGGAACAGGCTGCGCTACCTGGACCTCTGCGAGATTGCCATGGAGCTCTTCTCAAAGTCCTACTTCTGTAAACACTTTCTGGCCCCGGCTCTGGAGCTGGTAAACGACCCCGTAGCCAACGTCAG GTATAAGCTGTGCTGCATGCTGCCCAGGCTAAAGTCCACCATCAGGCTGCCCTCGGAGAAgcccctgctgcagcagctggagttCTGCGTCCGCAGGCTGCTCTGCAGGGAGAAGGACAAAGACGTCGTGAGCACCATCCGGAAG ACAGTGTTAGATTTGGACAAAATGGACATTACAGAGCCA tACCACAAGCGTCATGAGCGGGACCTGCTGGAccagaagaaggagaaggaggagaaccTGCTGCTGGAAATG GAGCAGTTGGAAAGGCAACAGAGCGAAGGAAAGCTCACAATTGACAAACATGCAGACAAGAAAC GCAGGGACAGTAAGACTGGGTTGTCTGTAGCCAAAAACATGTCAGGATCCACATCAGGAGCTGCTTTGTCCACCTCAGCTG GTAAAGAGAAGAAGGCCAAACTGGCACGGAGCCGATCGCTCAGCAGCCACCCAACCACCTCCAAGATGGTCAACTCAGACAAGCCACC AAAGGGGAAGGAATCGAGCAGCGGTCCCGGAACTACAAAGGGTACCCTGGTCCCCATCAATG ATGACACCCTGCGGTCCCACCACTTCAGCACGGCGTCCACGTCCATGTCCTCGaccccctccacctccatgCCCGTTCTGATCCGCAGCAACACCACCAATACCCTGGACCACCGGAGCAACGGCACCAAGGACACGCAGTCCCGGAAGCTTACCAT ACAGAGAAAGTCTAACTCTTTCGGGATGCAGTCGGGGAGGGAGTGA
- the atxn3 gene encoding ataxin-3 — MESIFHEKQEGSLCAQHCLNNLLQGEYFSPVELSSIAQQLDEEERMRMAEGGVTSEEYRTFLQQPSGNMDDSGFFSIQVISNALRVWGLELVLFNSPEYQRLMIDPIHEKAFICNYKEHWFTVRKLGQQWFNLNSLLTGPELISDTYLALFLAQLQQEGYSIFVIRGNLPDCEAEQILRIMRVEQRQRPKLIGEDAAQSSSGQAPGDRGMSVQRMLEVGQGLEEGMVEEDEEELRKALALSRQDMEVEDEEADLRRAIQLSMLGAAGSSKPPEPDAREEGVTQTVGSTQTPAGTQNEKLTAEELRKRRQAYFDRQSQQQAPATTPQQQDSKNTGALAGGTGEGSSKQDSETKRSQ, encoded by the exons ATGGAGTCTATCTTTCATGAGAAA CAAGAGGGCTCCCTGTGTGCCCAGCACTGTCTGAATAACCTGCTTCAGGGCGAGTACTTCTCTCCTGTGGAGCTGTCCTCTATTGCACAACAGTTGGACGAAGAGGAGAGGATGAGGATGGCGGAGGGAGGTGTAACTAGCGAGGAGTATAGAACCTTCCTACAG caacCCTCTGGAAACATGGATGACAGTGGGTTTTTCTCCATTCAA GTCATCAGTAACGCTTTAAGGGTGTGGGGCTTGGAGCTGGTCCTCTTCAACAGCCCAGAGTATCAGAGATTGATGATTGACCCAAT ACACGAGAAGGCGTTTATATGCAACTACAAGGAGCACTGGTTTACAGTGCGGAAACTAGGACAACAG tggtTTAATCTGAACTCCTTGTTGACGGGTCCAGAGCTGATTTCAGACACATATCTGGCTCTTTTTCTAGCACAGTTACAGCAAGAAG GGTACTCCATATTCGTGATCCGAGGGAACCTGCCGGACTGCGAGGCGGAGCAGATCCTGCGGATCATGAGGGTGGAGCAGCGGCAGCGGCCGAAGCTGATCGGGGAGGACGCGGCCCAGTCCAGCAGCGGACAGGCACCGGGGGACAGGGG TATGTCAGTGCAGCGGATGTTAGAGGTGGGGCAGGGCCTGGAGGAGGGCATGGttgaggaggacgaggaggagctgaggaaggCCCTTGCTCTGAGCCGACAGGACATGGAGGTGGAGGATGAAGAGGCCGACCTGCGCAGGGCCATCCAGCTGAGCATGCTCG GGGCAGCGGGCAGCAGTAAGCCCCCAGAGCCTGATGCCAGAGAGGAGGGTGTCACCCAAACAGTGGGGTCCACCCAGACACCAGCAGGCACACAGAATGAGAAGCTCACTGCTGAGGAGCTCCGAAAGAGAAGGCAGGCCTACTTTGACAG GCAGTCCCAACAGCAAGCACCAGCCACTACACCGCAACAACAGGATAGCAAAAACACTGGAGCGCTGGCAGGTGGCACAG GAGAGGGCAGCAGCAAGCAGGACTCAGAGACCAAGCGCAGCCAGTGA
- the ppp4r4 gene encoding serine/threonine-protein phosphatase 4 regulatory subunit 4 isoform X3 produces MTFNQSSLFGQIDDLQDLAIIERPIRRSLKTAEEIEKLTVDEDLNDIERAVFLLSSGQDVQRASVVVNLPNLVRQNPAETFRRVVPKVREVLHVAGVEMQLAAAGSFLTILQDDIILIQTHTHSILQIVLLNLDHRDAVVSNAWLETLLSAIDALPKETIRQEILNPLVSKAQLSQSVQARLASCRILGKVASKFECQMVKKDLLPLVRSLCQDVEYEVRSCMCRQLENIARGIGVDHTKAVVLPELVELARDEGSTVRLAAFDTIVNLLEMFDSDDRTRVIFPLVKAFCEKCFKADEAVLASLSFQYGRLCHGLSGSFTEDQHLWFLEFYKKLCILGLHLENGHCESQAYPLELERKYELVRKNCAYNFPAMVLFADPKCFLSELYPTFSSLCNDPEISVRRTAAAGFHEVAKLLGPNVHYIHKELVTLLQDDSLEVLDALMNSLQETLELATLRGDGAGADSKQVSVPDLIPALAAAEQKAAASLRWRVHERLLQRYACLPRVISGDQIYFRFLQRMFTIITTNNVLPVQREAARTLCVFLRYNRKLEQRQEIIGKVVDQLAQGKSYWNRLRYLDLCEIAMELFSKSYFCKHFLAPALELVNDPVANVRYKLCCMLPRLKSTIRLPSEKPLLQQLEFCVRRLLCREKDKDVVSTIRKTVLDLDKMDITEPYHKRHERDLLDQKKEKEENLLLEMEQLERQQSEGKLTIDKHADKKRKEKKAKLARSRSLSSHPTTSKMVNSDKPPKGKESSSGPGTTKGTLVPINDDTLRSHHFSTASTSMSSTPSTSMPVLIRSNTTNTLDHRSNGTKDTQSRKLTIQRKSNSFGMQSGRE; encoded by the exons GTTTGTTCGGGCAGATAGACGACCTACAAGACCTCGCAATCATCGAAAGACCAATACGAAGAAGTCTGAAG ACTGCGGAGGAGATCGAGAAGCTGACAGTGGACGAGGATCTGAATGACATTGAGCGAGCAGTGTTTCTCCTCAG CTCGGGTCAGGATGTGCAGCGGGCCAGCGTCGTCGTCAACCTGCCAAACCTGGTGCGACAGAACCCGGCCGAAACTTTCCGGAGGGTGGTGCCAAAAGTCAGG gaagtgctgcATGTCGCCGGGGTGGAGATGCAGCTGGCCGCCGCCGGGTCCTTCCTCACCATTCTCCAGGATGACATCATCCTCATCCAGACGCACACCCACTCCATCCTACAGATCGTCCTGCTCAACCTGGATCACCGGGACGCAG TGGTCAGCAACGCGTGGCTGGAAACGTTGCTCTCAGCAATCGATGCTTTACCAAAGGAAACCATCAGGCAAGAG ATCTTGAACCCGCTGGTGTCGAAAGCGCAGCTCTCCCAGTCGGTGCAGGCGCGCCTGGCCAGCTGTCGCATCCTGGGGAAGGTGGCCAGCAAGTTTGAGTGTCAGAT GGTGAAGAAGGACCTGCTGCCCCTGGTCAGATCGCTGTGTCAGGATGTAGAGTACGAGGTGCGCTCCTGTATGTGCCGCCAGCTGGAGAACATCGCCAGGGGAATTGG CGTGGACCACACCAAGGCGGTGGTGCTGCCCGAGCTGGTGGAGCTGGCCCGTGACGAGGGGAGCACGGTGCGGCTGGCTGCCTTCGACACCATCGTCAACCTGCTGGAGATGTTTGACAGCG ATGACAGGACTCGCGTGATATTCCCATTGGTGAAGGCGTTCTGTGAAAAGTGCTTCAAAGCTGATGAggcagttctggcttctctgtCATTTCAGTATGGAAGGCTGTGTCATGGCCTCTCAG GGAGCTTCACAGAGGACCAGCACCTGTGGTTCTTGGAGTTCTATAAGAAGCTGTGCATTCTGGGCCTTCATCTGGAGAATGGACACTGTGAGAGCCAGGCGTACCCTCTCGAGCTGGAGAGGAAGTACGAGCTGGTGCGCAAGAACTGTGCCTACAACTTCCCT GCCATGGTGTTATTTGCCGACCCTAAATGCTTCCTTTCGGAGCTGTACCCCACCTTCTCCAGCCTGTGCAACGACCCAGAGATCTCCGTCCGGCGCACGGCGGCCGCTGGCTTCCATGAA GTTGCTAAACTGTTGGGCCCCAACGTGCACTACATTCACAAGGAGCTGGTCACTCTCCTGCAGGACGACTCTCTGGAG GTGTTGGATGCTTTGATGAACAGTCTGCAGGAGACTCTGGAGCTGGCCACGTTGAGAGGAGATGGAGCTGGGGCTGACAGCAAG CAGGTGAGCGTGCCGGATCTGATCCCGGCCCTAGCAGCGGCGGAGCAGAAGGCCGCCGCCTCACTGCGCTGGCGGGTCCACGAGAGGCTGCTGCAGAGGTACGCCTGTCTGCCGCGCGTCATCTCCGGGGACCAGATCTACTTCCGCTTCCTGCAGAGGATgttcaccatcatcaccaccaat AACGTTCTCCCCGTCCAGAGGGAGGCGGCAAGGACGCTGTGCGTGTTCCTGCGCTACAACCGCAAGCTGGAGCAGCGGCAGGAGATCATCGGCAAAGTGGTGGACC AGCTGGCTCAAGGAAAGAGTTACTGGAACAGGCTGCGCTACCTGGACCTCTGCGAGATTGCCATGGAGCTCTTCTCAAAGTCCTACTTCTGTAAACACTTTCTGGCCCCGGCTCTGGAGCTGGTAAACGACCCCGTAGCCAACGTCAG GTATAAGCTGTGCTGCATGCTGCCCAGGCTAAAGTCCACCATCAGGCTGCCCTCGGAGAAgcccctgctgcagcagctggagttCTGCGTCCGCAGGCTGCTCTGCAGGGAGAAGGACAAAGACGTCGTGAGCACCATCCGGAAG ACAGTGTTAGATTTGGACAAAATGGACATTACAGAGCCA tACCACAAGCGTCATGAGCGGGACCTGCTGGAccagaagaaggagaaggaggagaaccTGCTGCTGGAAATG GAGCAGTTGGAAAGGCAACAGAGCGAAGGAAAGCTCACAATTGACAAACATGCAGACAAGAAAC GTAAAGAGAAGAAGGCCAAACTGGCACGGAGCCGATCGCTCAGCAGCCACCCAACCACCTCCAAGATGGTCAACTCAGACAAGCCACC AAAGGGGAAGGAATCGAGCAGCGGTCCCGGAACTACAAAGGGTACCCTGGTCCCCATCAATG ATGACACCCTGCGGTCCCACCACTTCAGCACGGCGTCCACGTCCATGTCCTCGaccccctccacctccatgCCCGTTCTGATCCGCAGCAACACCACCAATACCCTGGACCACCGGAGCAACGGCACCAAGGACACGCAGTCCCGGAAGCTTACCAT ACAGAGAAAGTCTAACTCTTTCGGGATGCAGTCGGGGAGGGAGTGA